A genomic region of Nostoc sp. UHCC 0702 contains the following coding sequences:
- a CDS encoding oleate hydratase yields the protein MGKKSNAYLLGGGIGSLAAAAFMIRDGGLPGGNIFILEAKPLLGGSMDGAGNPTDGYSLRGGRMLTTDNYECTWDLFKSIPSLSSPGKTVFDETMEFNEQHKSNSMARLVDSRRAKVPVSSMGFSMQNRQELLKLTQADEAELGASCITDWLSPEFFETEFWYMWVTTFAFQPWHSAVEFKRYLHRFMLEFSRIETLAGVKRTIYNQYDSLILPLQSWLAAQNVHFLVDCKVTDLDSTTAEGKLVVTGIHYQQSGESKTIAVKDSDLVFLQNGSMTDASSLGSMTSAPKKLTKQDCTSWTLWEKLAAESPDFGNPAAFNSSIAESLWESFTVTLKNPAFFDKIAKFSGNQAGTGGLITFKDSNWLMSIVLAYQPHFINQPADVQVFWGYALFSDRIGNFVPKPMSECNGEEILRELCGHLRFDLDTVESANCIPCRMPYITSMFMPRLRSDRPLPIPHSSKNLAFISQFVEIADDVVFTVEYSVRAAQMAVYEFLGIDRQIPPISPHDKSLQVEFKALVKAFS from the coding sequence ATGGGTAAAAAATCTAATGCCTATTTGTTAGGTGGTGGTATCGGCTCTTTGGCAGCCGCCGCCTTCATGATTCGTGATGGCGGACTCCCTGGCGGAAATATTTTTATCCTAGAAGCAAAACCCTTGCTGGGCGGAAGTATGGATGGAGCCGGGAACCCTACAGATGGCTATTCCCTGCGCGGTGGAAGGATGTTAACTACTGACAATTACGAATGCACTTGGGATCTTTTCAAGTCGATTCCCTCCCTGAGTTCGCCCGGTAAAACGGTATTTGACGAAACGATGGAGTTCAATGAGCAGCATAAGTCAAATTCTATGGCGCGTCTCGTTGACAGCCGACGGGCAAAAGTCCCTGTGAGTTCGATGGGCTTTTCCATGCAAAATCGTCAAGAGTTACTGAAACTTACCCAAGCTGATGAAGCTGAGTTGGGTGCTAGTTGTATCACAGATTGGCTTTCCCCTGAATTCTTCGAGACTGAATTTTGGTATATGTGGGTGACTACGTTCGCCTTCCAGCCGTGGCATAGTGCTGTTGAATTCAAGCGTTACTTGCATCGCTTCATGCTCGAATTCTCTCGGATTGAAACCCTGGCAGGGGTTAAACGCACCATCTACAATCAGTATGATTCATTGATTCTTCCCTTACAGAGTTGGCTTGCTGCCCAAAATGTCCATTTCCTCGTCGATTGCAAGGTGACGGATCTGGATAGCACCACAGCAGAGGGGAAGTTAGTAGTGACAGGCATTCATTATCAGCAGAGTGGTGAAAGCAAAACCATTGCAGTTAAAGATAGCGACTTGGTTTTTCTGCAAAATGGCTCAATGACCGATGCCTCAAGTTTGGGGTCGATGACAAGTGCGCCCAAGAAGTTGACTAAACAGGACTGCACCAGTTGGACTTTATGGGAAAAGCTGGCAGCAGAAAGTCCAGATTTTGGGAATCCGGCTGCTTTTAACAGCAGCATTGCCGAGTCTCTCTGGGAGTCTTTCACGGTGACACTAAAAAACCCCGCATTCTTCGATAAAATCGCCAAATTTAGCGGCAATCAAGCGGGGACTGGTGGGCTGATCACGTTTAAAGACTCAAATTGGCTGATGTCCATCGTACTCGCCTATCAACCCCACTTTATAAATCAGCCTGCTGATGTACAAGTCTTCTGGGGATATGCTCTTTTTAGCGATCGCATCGGTAACTTCGTGCCCAAGCCAATGAGCGAGTGCAACGGTGAAGAAATTCTGCGAGAACTCTGCGGTCATTTACGATTCGATTTGGACACTGTGGAATCGGCAAACTGTATTCCTTGCAGAATGCCGTACATCACAAGTATGTTTATGCCTCGTTTACGCAGCGATCGACCATTGCCGATCCCTCATAGCTCAAAGAACCTCGCTTTCATCAGCCAGTTTGTGGAAATTGCTGATGATGTCGTCTTCACAGTTGAATATTCGGTGCGAGCTGCTCAGATGGCAGTCTACGAATTCCTCGGTATCGATCGCCAGATCCCACCTATCTCGCCTCATGACAAGTCACTGCAAGTCGAGTTTAAGGCTTTAGTCAAAGCGTTTAGTTGA
- a CDS encoding DNA-binding protein has translation MTAQNQSQRIQLNLDLSLELYETINNMAQKINADNAEVLLKAITLLELAVEAKHQGKHIWITDDNQNIETEIVGI, from the coding sequence ATGACTGCACAAAATCAAAGCCAACGAATTCAATTAAATTTAGATTTGTCGTTAGAATTGTATGAAACAATAAACAATATGGCACAAAAGATTAATGCAGATAATGCTGAGGTATTGCTAAAAGCAATTACACTTTTAGAACTAGCAGTAGAAGCCAAGCATCAAGGCAAACATATCTGGATTACAGACGATAACCAAAATATTGAAACTGAAATTGTTGGTATCTAA
- a CDS encoding SirB1 family protein, which produces MNFSSARQYFYQEIHQPDERIDLAKAALYIAQEEYPDLDPEEYLNALDTMAGEVKERLPDSPYPLRLIKSLNQYFYEDLGFAGNKTDYYDPRNSFLNDVIDRRLGIPITLALVYLEVAQRIDFPMVGIGMPGHFLIRPNVPDVEIFVDAFNRGEVMFAQDCQERLAQMFQQPVSLQPEFLAPVSNRQFLARMLTNLKYIYLKQQDLEKTLAAVERILLLFPDVTLEVRDRGLLYYQLGHYPQAAEDLQSYLAKVPDAEDAVVIRRLLAELDK; this is translated from the coding sequence ATGAATTTCTCGTCAGCGCGACAATATTTTTATCAGGAGATTCATCAGCCTGACGAGCGTATTGACCTAGCAAAGGCAGCTTTGTACATTGCACAGGAAGAATATCCTGACCTTGACCCAGAGGAATATCTTAATGCTCTTGACACAATGGCAGGTGAAGTTAAAGAACGCTTGCCTGACTCACCGTATCCTCTACGGTTGATTAAAAGTCTAAACCAGTATTTCTACGAAGACTTGGGATTTGCGGGAAATAAAACAGACTACTACGACCCCCGCAACAGTTTTTTGAATGATGTGATTGACCGCCGGCTAGGAATTCCTATTACCTTAGCCTTGGTTTACCTAGAAGTTGCCCAGAGAATTGACTTTCCAATGGTGGGTATAGGAATGCCAGGACATTTCCTAATCCGTCCGAATGTTCCTGATGTGGAGATTTTTGTTGATGCATTTAATCGCGGAGAAGTGATGTTTGCACAAGATTGCCAAGAACGGCTTGCTCAAATGTTTCAACAACCCGTGAGTTTACAACCAGAATTTTTAGCCCCCGTCAGCAATCGGCAATTTTTGGCACGAATGCTAACAAATTTGAAATATATTTATCTCAAACAGCAAGATTTAGAAAAAACATTGGCTGCGGTTGAGAGAATTTTGCTGCTATTTCCTGATGTCACCTTAGAAGTACGCGATCGCGGTTTGCTCTATTATCAACTTGGTCATTACCCGCAAGCCGCTGAAGACTTGCAAAGTTATCTAGCAAAAGTTCCTGATGCTGAAGATGCAGTAGTGATTCGGCGATTACTCGCCGAGTTAGACAAATGA
- a CDS encoding SRPBCC family protein, producing MSQAFEQWIQINATATVVERCITDLAVMHRWLNPVLRCEPVGEAWSTDIGSQSKFVIQIPVVKPTLNSVVVERKPGLVVWEFQGFFQGRDRWECQPIEQGTRLLNRFEFDIPNPLVSWGFNTFAASWTKQDMQAQLRRLKRLAEGLQISQ from the coding sequence ATGTCCCAAGCTTTTGAACAATGGATTCAAATTAATGCCACAGCTACGGTGGTAGAGCGCTGTATTACCGATTTAGCTGTGATGCATCGCTGGCTAAACCCCGTACTGCGTTGCGAACCTGTGGGTGAAGCTTGGAGTACTGATATTGGTAGTCAAAGTAAATTTGTAATTCAAATTCCTGTTGTCAAACCCACCCTCAACAGCGTTGTGGTGGAACGGAAACCTGGTTTAGTAGTCTGGGAATTTCAGGGATTTTTCCAAGGACGCGATCGCTGGGAATGTCAACCAATAGAACAGGGAACGCGCTTACTGAACCGCTTTGAGTTCGATATTCCTAACCCCTTAGTGAGTTGGGGTTTCAACACCTTTGCTGCATCTTGGACTAAACAAGATATGCAAGCCCAACTACGTCGCCTCAAACGACTAGCAGAAGGACTACAAATTAGTCAATAG
- a CDS encoding recombinase family protein — MKIIAYSYTEPLLESSVDEASWGWEVDRVYQDLGKLESSGHPKRSQLQQLFTDCQTEGVDYLLIRRLDELGDTVEQVSDRVNQLEAMGVTIIATEQPYSSENSHVGADLLKLLHEIQRQQHSRRIRTGHARNRLDTAPPPGKAPYGYRRGKDKYIVDRSTSPVVKDFFEHFLLYGSLRGSVRYLAKKYGKKISVTTGRRWLTNPVYRGDTAYHNHEIISNTHIPIISKEEAAQVDRLLRRNSRLPSRTASAPRSLAGLVVCGECDSHMTVTRVTQRHQDKEYLYLRPISCPHRPKCRAIAYQDVLEHTITTVCRDLPLAVAGMNFPQLDVIKNSLGEAIARQQQILDQLPALVENGVLDTETAKLRAYKLRTEISALQAKLATLPPVNLRSVAQAVSIPQFWLDLSEAERRFYFREFIRQIEIIRQNQEWDLQVIFIF; from the coding sequence ATGAAAATTATCGCTTACAGTTACACTGAACCCCTGTTAGAATCTTCCGTAGACGAAGCTAGTTGGGGATGGGAGGTGGATCGAGTTTATCAAGATTTGGGTAAGCTAGAGTCTTCCGGACACCCCAAGCGATCGCAATTACAACAATTATTTACAGACTGCCAAACTGAAGGTGTAGATTATCTGTTGATTCGTCGCTTGGACGAATTGGGGGATACTGTAGAACAAGTGAGCGATCGCGTCAATCAACTCGAAGCTATGGGAGTAACCATAATTGCTACTGAACAACCTTACAGTTCAGAAAATTCCCATGTTGGCGCTGACTTGCTGAAATTGCTACATGAAATCCAACGCCAGCAACATAGCCGCCGTATCCGCACTGGACACGCCCGCAATCGTCTTGATACCGCGCCTCCACCAGGTAAAGCTCCCTATGGTTATCGCAGAGGTAAGGATAAGTATATCGTTGACCGCAGTACTTCTCCAGTGGTGAAAGATTTTTTTGAACACTTTCTGCTATACGGTTCCCTGCGGGGTTCAGTGCGTTACCTGGCGAAAAAATACGGCAAAAAAATCTCTGTCACCACTGGGCGGCGCTGGCTAACTAATCCTGTCTATCGCGGGGACACGGCTTATCACAATCATGAAATTATTTCCAATACTCATATTCCCATCATTTCTAAGGAAGAAGCTGCCCAAGTTGACCGGCTTTTGCGGCGTAACAGCCGTTTACCATCTCGAACCGCTAGTGCGCCCCGTTCGTTAGCAGGGTTAGTTGTTTGTGGTGAATGTGATTCACACATGACTGTTACTCGTGTCACCCAGCGCCACCAAGACAAAGAGTATCTTTATTTACGTCCTATTAGCTGTCCTCATCGCCCCAAGTGTCGAGCTATTGCTTACCAAGATGTATTGGAACATACAATTACAACGGTTTGCCGTGACTTACCCCTGGCTGTAGCGGGGATGAATTTTCCCCAGTTGGATGTGATTAAGAATAGTTTAGGAGAAGCGATCGCTCGTCAACAACAAATACTCGATCAATTACCCGCCTTAGTGGAAAACGGGGTATTAGATACTGAAACAGCAAAATTAAGAGCTTACAAACTCCGCACAGAAATTTCTGCACTCCAGGCAAAGTTAGCTACGCTTCCCCCAGTGAACTTGCGTTCTGTTGCCCAAGCTGTTTCCATTCCCCAATTTTGGCTAGACTTATCAGAAGCAGAACGACGATTTTACTTTCGAGAATTCATCAGGCAAATCGAGATTATTCGCCAAAACCAAGAGTGGGACTTGCAAGTTATCTTTATTTTTTAA
- a CDS encoding DUF5335 family protein, with amino-acid sequence MVSKIDINKSVPRERWGEFFDLFSSGNRGRHISIEIIDSELGDAELIQDAPLMAMVYDRPGKGDDLVIEVGRDEVTYAHTIDSPTEVLTGQNSNGVMIAVRISDTAGTKTLIQLQAN; translated from the coding sequence ATGGTAAGTAAAATTGACATCAACAAATCTGTACCGCGTGAGCGATGGGGCGAATTTTTTGATCTGTTTTCAAGTGGTAATCGTGGACGGCATATTTCAATCGAAATCATAGATTCAGAACTCGGTGATGCAGAACTGATTCAGGATGCACCTTTGATGGCGATGGTTTACGATCGCCCCGGAAAAGGAGATGATTTGGTGATTGAAGTGGGTAGAGATGAAGTGACTTACGCTCACACCATCGATTCACCAACTGAAGTTTTAACGGGACAGAACTCAAACGGTGTGATGATAGCGGTTCGGATTAGTGACACTGCCGGGACAAAAACGTTGATCCAGCTACAAGCTAATTAA
- a CDS encoding VOC family protein, which translates to MQITKSLHTAILVTDLERSEHFYGQVLGLSKIDRSLNYPGAWYQVGDYQIHLIVASTTPTDNPNEKWGRNPHIAFSVADLDTAKQELLNLNYPIQASASGRPALFTQDPDGNVIELGQQ; encoded by the coding sequence ATGCAGATTACTAAGAGTCTCCATACAGCTATTCTCGTGACTGACTTAGAACGTTCCGAACACTTTTATGGTCAAGTGTTGGGATTATCCAAAATAGACCGCTCCCTAAATTACCCTGGTGCATGGTATCAAGTCGGCGACTATCAAATCCACTTGATAGTTGCATCAACTACTCCCACCGACAACCCCAACGAAAAATGGGGACGTAACCCCCACATTGCTTTTTCAGTTGCAGACTTAGACACTGCTAAACAGGAGTTGCTCAATTTAAATTATCCCATCCAAGCCAGCGCCTCCGGTCGCCCCGCCCTCTTCACTCAAGACCCGGATGGGAATGTTATCGAGCTTGGTCAGCAGTGA